The window CTAATATCAGGAATTACCTCCTTAATATGCAACACTGCAAATGCTCTAACGGCTGCCCTTTTGATAGACCAATCTCTGTTCCAAATAAATTCTTCCATTACAGACAGTTCTTCCTTATCACGGAATAACGCCAAATAGCTGATGGCAGCCGCACTGACATTTGCATTCCTATCCTGGATGAGCTTCCTAATTACCGGAAGCATATCTTTGTCATGCAGTGTTCCAAGAGCTTCAATTGCTGCGACCTGAGTATATGGTTCTCTATCTTGAATGAGTTTTCTTATTTCTGGAATTGCCTCTTCATTGTTGAGTGATTCTAAAAAATTAATTGCAGCTTCCCGCACATAGGGATCCTTATCCTCCAGCAAGACTATCACCTCAGAAGTCAATTCGTCAGCACGGAGTGTTATAAGCATGTTAAGTGCCGCTGTTCGTATATTAGGATTCTTATCTTTTATAAGTTTTCTAATGTTCGGAAGCACCTCTGCTGCTTGCAGAGTTGAGACAACTTGATTTCCTATAAATTGAAGGTGCTTGGTCTCCTTATCAAGTTGCCTAAGGAAGTTAACAAGATAAAAAATAATATTCTTATCGTGAAGAATTGCAAGTGCCTTGATCGCCTCTGCCTGTATGTAAAAATTATTTTCTTTAAGAAGTTCTCTGAGCTCAGGAATAGCTTCATTGACATGGAGCGTAGCGAGAATTTGTATCGCCATTTTCCGCACCTCGACCGCATTGTTTTGACAAAGCAACGAAATAAGCAATTGCTTAATCTTCCTTGTCCGCACAATTGAAAACTGCGCAACCTGTTTTGCTGCCCCCTCCATATCACTAATATACAAAATCTTTTCAGAAAAATTATACCCTGTTTTATAAAACCCATCTCTCATCAATTCAGAAAAACAATCGGAAATAGACAGGCGACTGATTAATTCCTGCCGTGTGCTTACTTTATCTCCAATAGCGATTTGATAGAACTGTCTGCCTCTATATCTTGATGAAGAAAAGGAGTTTCATAGAGAAATTTTCGCTGGTGAAAAAAATCCCACCCCCTCAACCTTCCCTGATGAACTTCTATTCGGTCAGAAATATTTTTTTTCTGACTGAGTTGTAAATAACGGTCATAATAATTTTCTCGGAAATTATTCACTGCAAAAAGAAAGCCTCCAAAAATTAGAACAGTAAAAGATCTCCAAGCAAAACGTTTTATTTGCTGCCGTGACTTAAACTCCCTATTCCAATGGTCAATAGATCCCGAAAAAATATCATGATACAACTCATACCAAAACTGATCCCCCCGCATCTGCCGCCGCAGAATCGCGTAATCCTGCAACCTATCCAAAACTGGCTGCAATTCCTTCTCATCAGCCCGAGCCAACTCTGCCAAGCGCTCCAAAGGATGGGCAATCTTGATGGCCCGCGTTCCTACCAGATGATCAAAGGCGGCTGAAGCAAGGGCCTGCTCTTTTTTACCGAACAAATCTATCTTGCCAAGAAAATACGAGTTCAGTATCCCGGCTGTTCTCCCCGCCTTTTCATAGGCGGCATGGGTGATCTGCTTGGCCTTATCATCCCGATGCCTCTGCCAAAGTTCCCGGCAGACAATCTGCAAATGCGGAGGCTCCACCAGCAGGGGCAACTCTTTCAGGCGCATCACATCCTGCACCCCGAACTGCCGTTCCTGCTCCCGCTTGGCCAAATCATCCAACACCTGATCCAGCAGGGCCTCCTTATTTTCCGTCTTCGGAGCAAAACAATACCCGGTTGCCTTCAGCGGTTCCTCAATGGCCAAACGAGCCTGATCCCGAGTTAACTTCTCCAGGCGGAAATAATTATCAAAGATACCGGGCAGAGTTTTCTTAAAGCTGTTCAGCTCCAGAGCGAAATCCTCACGCATGGAAAAGACAAAGGATGCTGCCAGACTTCGATCAAGGACCGCTGCACTGAGCTCCTGAATAAAGGGCTGAAACTCAGGCTGGAACCGCTGGTAGTTGAAAAACTCCTCGAATTGATCCAGGATCAGAATCTGCTGACCAGTACTGAAGATGGTGCAGGCTCGCAGGACATCCTTGATTGAGAGCGGATTGAGACGGTCACCAAGATCAGCAAGGTGATATTTCCTGCTGAAATGCTCGCTGATGCGTTGTTTGAGGGCTTGTCCCGGCAAGACAGCCCAGTCACGGTGATAAATGAGCTCGGCCCCTTCGTCATTGCCAAGGACCGGGATAATTCCGGCTCGGAGCAGAGAACTTTTTCCCACCCCGCTGCCCGCCAATAGCAAGGTGAGGCGATTCGCACGAATTTTATCCAACAGAATGCTGATCTCGCTATCTCGACCGAAAAAACGATCTTGTTCATTTTCCCGAAAAGGTCGCAACCCGATATAGGGTTCAGCATCGGCAGGGTTGATCGCAGAAGCTTGAGATTGAGAAGAAGTCATTATGCTGCCTCCCTAACAAGTTCCCGGACAAAGTCGGAGAGATTGAGGTCAAAACAATGCACGTTGTTATCCTTCCAAAAGCTGCGGGAAAAGTCAGAGAGTTTCTGTTGAATAACCAGGGCTAAAGAACGACTATCCCGCAATTCCTGGAGTGATTTGACCAACAGGCGTTCCTCCCAGCTCTCTGGGTGATGACCAAGAAACCAGAGGGCGCATTTGTCCAGTTTATTGCCAAGGTAATCAGGAAAAACCTGCTCAATAAGCTTGGTGAAGCTGAAGTAGTCTCGTTCCGAAAGGAGCAGGGTTTCCCGGTCGTCGTCGATAATTCCGCCCCGCAGGCGATAGATCAGGGTATAGCCGTGCTCAAGCGGTTTGTGGGTGGAGATTTCCTCTGGAGTACAGACGATTAGTTCCCGCTGATCGGAATAACGAAGTAGGCAGGTCTTCTCCCGCATATTTGGATAAATCACAGCGAATTTCCTGCGGCCCTGCAAACTCTGTTCTAACAGGTCGTCGTAGGCCGTAGAGATGATAAGCAGAGGCGTTTCCAACTGGGCCAATAAGTCGTAGAGTGGTGGTGGCGTGGTGTTTTTCGGCCTGAACAGGCTGCGGATTCTGTCCACCAGTTCTGTTCGCCCACTGCTCAGCGAGATTTCTTCCTGCTCACAGAGCTGAGATAACGGTCCTTGAAAGTCCTGCTCCCCTACTAAATGTTTGATGATCTGCTCAGTAGACGGCAGAGAGGCCCCGAGGAGATGGGACAGTTCCTGCCCCAGACAGAGAGCCACACGCCCCCGTTGCAAACGGTCAGCAAGAGCGGCATATTCCGGGCCGGTTTTGGGTCTGCGCTCCTCGCTGACCAGCTTCTTAAAGGCGCGGACAAAGTCAGTGGTGGAGAGACGCTGTTCGTCAAGGTCGCGAATCGTTTGCAGAATGACCTCGTCTTCAGGAGCAATCCCTTCCTGCTCCATCCGATGCAGTTCAATACCGATCCGTTGGGCCACCTCACCAACGACTGGATCAAAGGCATAGACCATCAGCTGTGTTTTGGCCTGCTGAACCCGCTCGCTGGAATTAACCACATCGCGGCCTTTGGCCTGCGCCTCCAGCTTCAGCATCTCCTTTTCCAAGCACTTCCGCTCTTCCTTCAGCTGTGTGATGGTCCTCTCCAACCGTAGGCGTTCTTCGCCCCGAGTTTCCAAAGTTCTTTCTTCTTCCAGAGAAGTAATCCTTTTGCAGAGCAAATCCCATTGCTTTTTCAATTCTTCCAACTCGGCAGCAAGAAATTGTTTACGGAGCATAAGCGACTATCAGGACATTCTGTTGAAGATTGAGGTTAGGAGTGAAAACTGAAATGGAGAAAAAAAGAAGCGCGTCTCAACGCCAGAACCCGCCTTCTGACGCACTGAAACGCGCTAATGATTTATCTTGCAGGAACCGAGAACAATAAATTTCACATCACCATCACAGGCCCACTTTCACCTGCTCCGCTAAGCCACGGACCTGGGCAAGTGTCTCAGCAAGATCAAAACTAAGGATCTGACGATCCTGCATCACGACCTTGCCATTAATCAGCACGGTCTGTACGTCTGAGCCCTGGGCAGCATAAAGTGGCAGGTCTGCGCCATGCATAGGTTGCAAATGAGGTGCATCAAGATTCATGAGGATGATATCTGCCAGCTTGCCCTCCTCTAACACCCCGATCTTCTCCTCAAGGCCCAACACCGCAGCCCCTCCACTGGTGGCCATTTTCACGACCTGAGCAGCCGGAACCGCCACAGGGTCAAGGGCGGGCAGTTTGTGTATTTTGGCGCAGACATCCATTTCACGGATCAAATCGAGCCTATTATTACTCGCCACGCCGTCCGTG is drawn from Candidatus Electrothrix aestuarii and contains these coding sequences:
- a CDS encoding ABC transporter ATP-binding protein, with product MTSSQSQASAINPADAEPYIGLRPFRENEQDRFFGRDSEISILLDKIRANRLTLLLAGSGVGKSSLLRAGIIPVLGNDEGAELIYHRDWAVLPGQALKQRISEHFSRKYHLADLGDRLNPLSIKDVLRACTIFSTGQQILILDQFEEFFNYQRFQPEFQPFIQELSAAVLDRSLAASFVFSMREDFALELNSFKKTLPGIFDNYFRLEKLTRDQARLAIEEPLKATGYCFAPKTENKEALLDQVLDDLAKREQERQFGVQDVMRLKELPLLVEPPHLQIVCRELWQRHRDDKAKQITHAAYEKAGRTAGILNSYFLGKIDLFGKKEQALASAAFDHLVGTRAIKIAHPLERLAELARADEKELQPVLDRLQDYAILRRQMRGDQFWYELYHDIFSGSIDHWNREFKSRQQIKRFAWRSFTVLIFGGFLFAVNNFRENYYDRYLQLSQKKNISDRIEVHQGRLRGWDFFHQRKFLYETPFLHQDIEADSSIKSLLEIK
- a CDS encoding SIR2 family protein, whose amino-acid sequence is MLRKQFLAAELEELKKQWDLLCKRITSLEEERTLETRGEERLRLERTITQLKEERKCLEKEMLKLEAQAKGRDVVNSSERVQQAKTQLMVYAFDPVVGEVAQRIGIELHRMEQEGIAPEDEVILQTIRDLDEQRLSTTDFVRAFKKLVSEERRPKTGPEYAALADRLQRGRVALCLGQELSHLLGASLPSTEQIIKHLVGEQDFQGPLSQLCEQEEISLSSGRTELVDRIRSLFRPKNTTPPPLYDLLAQLETPLLIISTAYDDLLEQSLQGRRKFAVIYPNMREKTCLLRYSDQRELIVCTPEEISTHKPLEHGYTLIYRLRGGIIDDDRETLLLSERDYFSFTKLIEQVFPDYLGNKLDKCALWFLGHHPESWEERLLVKSLQELRDSRSLALVIQQKLSDFSRSFWKDNNVHCFDLNLSDFVRELVREAA